A genomic segment from Roseibium algicola encodes:
- a CDS encoding MFS transporter: MTVTTPDSFVDDSLAKRNALLLALAQAIGGASASIVIATAPLVGYSMLDTDKSLATLPVSAMVLGTAFGTIPAGMIMRRYGRRTGFMGAALLGAIAGLLAAFAVFQDEFLMFALGCCISGFAGAFVQQYRFAAADTASDAFKPKAISWVLAGGVLAGVVGPQTVIATKDLFSPILFAGTYLAQAGLSLIAFFLVAFLRIPKPQRHSHTQAGGRPLRQIMSQRRFIVAAACGICSYALMSMVMTATPLAMIGCGLSQNDATLGIQWHVLAMFGPSFFTGNLIGRFGKERIVSIGLLLLAGCSVVALMGVDLANFWIALILLGLGWNFGFIGATAMLTDTYRPEERNLVQAVNDFLVFGFVAAASFSSGALLNVYGWNTVTLLVFPFVVLCIGLLIWLAVAERRADTTA; encoded by the coding sequence ATGACCGTGACGACCCCCGATAGCTTTGTCGACGACAGTCTGGCAAAACGAAACGCGCTGCTATTGGCTCTGGCTCAGGCAATTGGTGGGGCTTCGGCGTCGATCGTGATCGCAACGGCGCCGCTGGTCGGGTATTCGATGCTGGATACGGACAAGTCTCTGGCGACCTTGCCCGTGTCGGCGATGGTCCTGGGAACAGCTTTCGGGACCATTCCCGCCGGCATGATCATGCGCCGATACGGCCGCAGGACCGGTTTCATGGGGGCAGCTTTGCTTGGGGCCATCGCCGGGCTGCTGGCGGCATTCGCGGTTTTCCAGGACGAGTTTCTGATGTTTGCCCTCGGGTGCTGCATCAGCGGTTTTGCAGGCGCATTCGTGCAGCAATATCGCTTTGCTGCAGCAGACACGGCAAGTGACGCCTTTAAGCCGAAGGCCATCTCATGGGTGCTTGCCGGTGGTGTTCTGGCAGGGGTGGTTGGTCCGCAAACGGTTATCGCCACCAAGGACCTGTTCTCGCCAATCCTGTTCGCCGGAACCTATCTGGCGCAGGCGGGCTTGTCCCTGATTGCCTTTTTCCTCGTGGCTTTTCTCCGAATTCCAAAGCCGCAGCGGCACAGCCATACCCAGGCGGGTGGACGTCCACTGCGCCAGATCATGTCGCAACGCCGTTTCATCGTCGCGGCAGCCTGCGGTATCTGCTCCTATGCACTCATGAGCATGGTGATGACGGCCACGCCGCTGGCCATGATCGGCTGCGGCCTGTCGCAGAATGACGCCACGCTTGGCATTCAGTGGCATGTGCTTGCCATGTTCGGTCCGAGTTTCTTCACGGGTAATCTCATCGGTCGCTTCGGCAAGGAGCGGATCGTCTCGATTGGCCTGCTGCTGCTGGCCGGATGTTCCGTGGTCGCGTTGATGGGGGTCGACCTTGCCAACTTCTGGATCGCGCTGATCCTGCTCGGCCTTGGCTGGAACTTCGGCTTCATCGGAGCCACCGCCATGCTGACGGATACCTACCGGCCCGAAGAACGGAACCTGGTGCAGGCGGTCAACGATTTCCTGGTGTTCGGCTTTGTTGCTGCCGCATCGTTCTCGTCCGGTGCTTTGCTGAATGTCTACGGCTGGAACACGGTCACCCTTCTGGTGTTTCCGTTTGTGGTGCTCTGCATCGGCTTGCTTATCTGGCTTGCAGTTGCGGAAAGAAGAGCGGATACAACCGCTTAA
- the thiL gene encoding thiamine-phosphate kinase, translating to MGADRPGEFELIRRFFAPLAKDPGSLGLTDDAAVLTPREGHDLVLTKDVLAADIHFFAEDAPEAIAAKALRVNLSDLAAKGARPRGYLMGLSLPSDWTVDWLERFCNGLAADQAAYDFHLLGGDTVRSGNGLQVSITAIGEVETGSAVRRSGARPGDLLFVTGTIGDAAAGLQARLNPDFCRDHDLTESEEAHILDRYLLPRPRTRLAGAVTDYASAAMDVSDGLFADCAHMASASALDLTIDLDQVPLSQALAHLKIKSPEDFARCLNGGDDYEILMAVPEDVSGTFCRVAHLAGCAVTQIGHARAGEGRIRLEEAGQPVDYGRFAGFSHF from the coding sequence ATGGGCGCTGACCGGCCAGGCGAATTCGAGCTGATCCGGCGTTTCTTTGCCCCTTTGGCAAAAGACCCGGGCAGCCTCGGTCTGACCGACGATGCCGCGGTGCTGACACCACGGGAAGGCCATGACCTCGTTCTGACCAAGGACGTGCTGGCGGCCGATATACATTTCTTTGCTGAAGATGCACCGGAAGCGATAGCCGCCAAGGCACTGAGGGTCAACCTCTCCGACCTTGCGGCGAAGGGCGCACGTCCGCGTGGCTATCTGATGGGCCTGTCGTTGCCGTCCGACTGGACGGTCGACTGGCTTGAGCGGTTCTGCAACGGCCTGGCGGCTGACCAAGCGGCCTATGATTTCCATCTTCTGGGCGGTGACACGGTTCGTTCCGGCAATGGTCTGCAGGTGTCGATTACGGCAATAGGCGAGGTTGAAACCGGCAGCGCAGTTCGGCGGTCCGGGGCACGGCCGGGCGATCTTCTGTTTGTTACCGGAACCATTGGCGACGCCGCTGCCGGTCTTCAGGCGCGCCTCAATCCCGACTTCTGCCGCGATCATGATCTGACAGAGAGCGAAGAAGCCCATATTCTCGACCGTTACCTGCTGCCGAGGCCGCGCACGAGGCTTGCCGGGGCAGTGACCGATTATGCTTCGGCTGCCATGGACGTGTCAGATGGCCTGTTTGCCGACTGCGCGCATATGGCCAGCGCTTCGGCGTTGGACCTCACGATTGACCTGGATCAGGTGCCGCTTTCACAGGCGCTCGCCCATCTCAAGATCAAGTCACCAGAGGACTTTGCCCGGTGCCTGAACGGTGGCGACGATTACGAAATCCTGATGGCGGTGCCGGAAGACGTTTCTGGTACCTTCTGCCGGGTTGCTCATCTTGCCGGCTGTGCCGTCACGCAAATCGGTCATGCCCGGGCAGGTGAGGGCCGAATTCGGCTTGAGGAAGCCGGGCAACCTGTCGACTACGGTCGCTTTGCGGGCTTCAGTCACTTCTAG
- the nusB gene encoding transcription antitermination factor NusB has translation MTGKADPEKPAGKTVRPANKRGVARLAAVQALYQMDVGGAPLTSVVSEFTAFRLGKEIDGAQYREADEQWFKQILAGVVEDQKFLDPYIHTALAEDWPLKRIDSLLRAILRSGSYELLRRKDVPAKVIISEYIDVTKAFFDDDEPGLVNGVLDRLAHELRSGELEEKKTDGAS, from the coding sequence ATGACCGGAAAGGCCGACCCGGAAAAACCGGCTGGAAAAACTGTGCGCCCTGCAAACAAACGCGGCGTGGCTCGCCTTGCTGCTGTTCAGGCCCTTTATCAGATGGACGTCGGCGGTGCGCCGCTGACCAGTGTCGTCAGCGAATTCACTGCCTTTCGCCTCGGCAAGGAAATCGACGGTGCGCAGTACCGCGAAGCCGACGAACAATGGTTCAAGCAGATCCTTGCCGGCGTTGTGGAGGACCAGAAGTTTCTGGATCCCTACATTCACACTGCGTTGGCCGAAGACTGGCCCCTGAAGCGTATCGACAGCCTGCTGCGGGCTATCCTCCGCTCCGGCTCCTATGAGCTGCTGCGCCGCAAGGATGTTCCGGCCAAGGTGATCATTTCCGAGTATATCGACGTCACCAAGGCCTTCTTCGATGATGATGAGCCCGGCCTTGTCAACGGCGTGCTCGACCGTCTTGCGCATGAACTGCGCAGCGGCGAACTCGAGGAAAAGAAAACGGACGGCGCCTCCTGA
- the ribH gene encoding 6,7-dimethyl-8-ribityllumazine synthase codes for MSAAPKLLIIEARFYEDLADALAEGAIKTIEAAGASYDRIAVPGVLEIPAALSMALTAMENDGELYDGFVLLGVVIRGETTHYDIVANESNRVIMDLIVDADLAVGNGILTVENGEQAWARAKVDDKDKGGAAARAALDMIALRERLGV; via the coding sequence ATGAGCGCTGCACCGAAACTTCTGATCATCGAAGCCCGTTTCTACGAAGATCTGGCCGATGCTCTCGCAGAAGGCGCGATCAAGACCATTGAGGCTGCCGGCGCAAGCTATGACCGGATCGCTGTTCCGGGTGTCCTGGAAATTCCGGCTGCCCTGTCCATGGCTCTGACGGCAATGGAAAACGACGGCGAGCTTTACGACGGCTTCGTTCTGCTGGGTGTCGTCATTCGCGGCGAGACCACCCATTACGATATTGTTGCCAATGAATCGAACCGGGTGATCATGGATTTGATCGTCGATGCGGATCTGGCTGTCGGAAATGGTATCCTGACCGTTGAAAACGGTGAGCAGGCATGGGCCCGCGCGAAGGTGGACGACAAGGACAAAGGCGGCGCGGCTGCCCGTGCTGCCCTCGACATGATCGCCCTGCGCGAGCGGCTTGGAGTATAA
- a CDS encoding riboflavin synthase: protein MFTGIVTDLGEILAIDKIPAGMRTRIRTAYDTNGFDIGASISCSGVCHTVTAKDNGSNGNWFEVESAAETLALTNVASWKVGQKLNLERSLTMGAELGGHLVLGHVDGLATVTKREDHPDSVYFQFEAPAEAAPFIAKKGSVALDGTSLTVNEVDGLLFSVFLIPHTLEVTTWSDRQVGDKINLEVDMMARYAARLAEFSKTG, encoded by the coding sequence ATGTTCACCGGAATTGTGACCGACCTCGGCGAGATCCTCGCTATCGACAAGATCCCTGCCGGAATGCGGACGCGGATCCGCACCGCCTACGATACGAATGGCTTCGACATCGGGGCTTCGATTTCCTGTTCTGGCGTCTGCCACACGGTGACAGCCAAGGACAACGGCTCCAATGGCAACTGGTTTGAAGTGGAATCGGCCGCCGAAACCCTGGCGCTGACCAACGTCGCATCCTGGAAAGTGGGGCAGAAACTCAATCTGGAACGCTCGCTGACGATGGGTGCGGAGCTGGGCGGGCACCTGGTGCTTGGCCATGTCGATGGACTTGCAACGGTGACAAAGCGTGAAGACCATCCGGATTCGGTCTATTTCCAGTTCGAAGCACCGGCGGAAGCAGCCCCCTTTATTGCCAAGAAAGGTTCGGTTGCGCTCGATGGCACGTCCCTGACGGTGAACGAGGTCGACGGGTTGCTCTTCTCCGTCTTCCTGATCCCGCATACGCTCGAAGTCACGACCTGGTCTGATCGGCAGGTCGGTGACAAGATCAACCTGGAAGTGGATATGATGGCCCGCTACGCCGCCCGTCTTGCGGAATTCTCCAAGACCGGGTAG
- the ribD gene encoding bifunctional diaminohydroxyphosphoribosylaminopyrimidine deaminase/5-amino-6-(5-phosphoribosylamino)uracil reductase RibD — protein MSELSNLDARFMAAAERLARRGLGRVWPNPSVAALIVRFDAGAAVLVGRGVTSRPGMAHAEVNALNQAGDRAKGATCYVTLEPCSHYGRTPPCAKALIEAGVKRVVVGMLDPNPRVAGRGVAMLRDAGIEVEVGVREKAMHALYRGFTYRQLKQRPVVFLKLAVSRDGFIGRVGEGQVKISGALSMRKVHGFRAECDAILVGSGTALADDPQLTCRLPGLAGRSPVRVIIDRCARLPLTSKLVQTCVDVPVWLVCGNAADADKLADLAAAGVNVIRVPAEETGIKPSVILSALATRGITRVMVEGGSRLASSFLAADLVDDLCVVTGDIVIGEGGIPALHGLDLADVLKDPKFERVDAGRFGPDSFVYLRRRGA, from the coding sequence ATGTCCGAGCTTTCCAATCTTGATGCCCGTTTCATGGCGGCCGCCGAACGCCTTGCCCGTCGTGGTCTCGGCCGTGTGTGGCCCAATCCTTCCGTGGCTGCGCTCATCGTCCGTTTCGACGCAGGTGCCGCTGTTCTCGTGGGCAGAGGCGTCACGTCCCGTCCCGGCATGGCGCATGCGGAAGTCAATGCCTTGAACCAGGCAGGGGACAGGGCGAAAGGGGCGACCTGTTACGTCACCCTGGAGCCATGTTCTCACTACGGCCGAACCCCGCCTTGCGCCAAGGCTCTGATCGAGGCGGGCGTGAAACGCGTGGTCGTCGGCATGCTGGACCCGAACCCGCGTGTCGCTGGTCGTGGTGTCGCCATGCTGCGCGATGCGGGCATCGAGGTGGAAGTGGGTGTGCGCGAAAAGGCCATGCATGCGCTGTACCGAGGGTTCACCTACAGGCAACTGAAACAGCGTCCGGTGGTGTTCCTGAAGCTAGCTGTTTCCAGGGATGGATTTATCGGCCGGGTAGGCGAAGGTCAGGTCAAGATCTCCGGTGCCCTGTCGATGCGCAAGGTCCATGGGTTTCGCGCCGAATGCGACGCCATCCTGGTCGGTTCAGGTACGGCGCTTGCCGATGACCCGCAACTGACCTGCAGACTTCCAGGCCTCGCTGGTCGCTCTCCTGTGCGGGTCATCATCGACCGGTGTGCCCGGCTGCCATTGACTTCCAAACTGGTGCAAACCTGCGTTGACGTGCCTGTCTGGCTTGTGTGTGGCAATGCGGCGGATGCTGACAAGCTGGCGGACCTGGCGGCTGCTGGTGTCAATGTCATCCGGGTGCCCGCTGAAGAAACCGGCATCAAGCCCTCTGTCATCCTGAGTGCGCTGGCAACACGCGGCATAACGCGGGTGATGGTTGAAGGTGGTTCCCGTCTGGCGTCGTCTTTCCTGGCGGCGGACCTTGTGGATGATCTTTGTGTCGTTACCGGGGATATCGTAATCGGCGAAGGCGGCATACCTGCTCTGCACGGTCTTGACCTTGCAGATGTTCTCAAAGACCCCAAATTCGAGCGGGTCGATGCGGGCCGTTTCGGTCCGGACAGTTTTGTTTATCTCAGACGGCGCGGAGCCTGA
- the nrdR gene encoding transcriptional regulator NrdR, translated as MRCPFCGGEETQVKDSRPTEDNTAIRRRRICNTCGGRFTTFERVQLRELLVLKRSGRRVPFDREKLMRSVQIAVRKRPVDPDKIERMVSGIVRQLESSGETEITAETIGNHVMEGLKGIDDVAYVRFASVYKNFREAKDFEALLDELSDPDGQPLKNS; from the coding sequence ATGAGATGTCCGTTTTGCGGGGGTGAGGAAACCCAGGTCAAGGATTCCCGCCCGACCGAGGACAATACAGCCATCCGCCGCCGCAGGATCTGCAATACCTGCGGCGGCCGGTTCACCACCTTCGAGCGCGTGCAGCTTCGCGAACTCCTGGTGCTCAAACGCTCCGGGCGCCGCGTTCCCTTCGACAGGGAAAAACTGATGCGGTCCGTGCAGATCGCGGTGCGCAAGCGTCCCGTGGATCCTGACAAGATCGAACGCATGGTCTCCGGCATCGTTCGCCAGCTCGAAAGTTCGGGCGAAACCGAAATCACCGCGGAAACCATCGGCAACCACGTCATGGAAGGCCTGAAGGGCATCGATGACGTTGCCTATGTCCGCTTTGCCTCCGTTTACAAGAACTTCCGCGAGGCAAAGGATTTCGAAGCCCTTCTGGATGAGCTGAGCGATCCGGACGGACAGCCGCTCAAAAACTCCTGA
- the glyA gene encoding serine hydroxymethyltransferase, which yields MSLMESSDQSLQSGFFTRSLAEADPDIFDTIGKELGRQQHEIELIASENIVSRAVLEAQGSIFTNKYAEGYPGKRYYGGCEFADIAETLAIERAKELFGCQFANVQPNSGSQMNQAVFLALLQPGDTFMGLDLNSGGHLTHGSPVNMSGKWFNVVSYGVREDDHLLDMDEVERLANEHKPKLILAGGTAYSRIWDWKRFREIADSIGAYLMVDMAHIAGLVAGGVHPSPVPHAHVVTTTTHKSLRGPRGGMILSNDEAIAKKINSAVFPGLQGGPLMHVIAAKAVAFKEALQPEFKAYARAVQENAKVLAEVLKEQGLDIVSGGTDNHLMLVDLRPKNATGKVAEKSLGRANITCNKNGIPFDPEKPFVTSGVRLGTPAATTRGFGVAEFREVGLLITEVLDGLKAANSEEGNAAVEAAVKAKVEALTARFPIYGG from the coding sequence ATGTCTTTGATGGAAAGCTCCGATCAGTCCCTGCAGTCCGGTTTCTTCACCCGCAGCCTTGCTGAAGCCGATCCGGATATCTTCGACACGATCGGCAAGGAACTCGGCCGTCAGCAGCATGAAATCGAGCTGATTGCTTCGGAAAACATCGTTTCCCGCGCAGTGCTGGAAGCACAGGGCTCGATCTTCACCAACAAATATGCCGAAGGTTATCCGGGCAAGCGCTACTATGGCGGTTGTGAGTTCGCCGACATTGCCGAAACGCTGGCAATCGAGCGCGCGAAGGAACTGTTCGGCTGCCAGTTTGCCAACGTTCAGCCGAACTCCGGCAGCCAGATGAACCAGGCAGTGTTCCTGGCTCTTCTGCAGCCTGGTGACACCTTCATGGGCCTGGATCTCAACTCCGGTGGTCACCTGACCCACGGTTCTCCGGTGAACATGTCCGGCAAGTGGTTCAACGTCGTCTCCTATGGCGTGCGTGAGGACGACCATCTTCTCGACATGGATGAGGTCGAGCGCCTTGCCAACGAACACAAGCCCAAGCTGATCCTGGCCGGCGGCACCGCCTATTCCCGTATCTGGGACTGGAAGCGGTTCCGCGAAATCGCCGACAGCATTGGTGCCTATCTCATGGTCGACATGGCGCATATCGCCGGTCTGGTTGCAGGTGGGGTCCACCCGTCGCCGGTTCCGCACGCCCATGTCGTCACCACCACCACCCACAAGTCCCTGCGCGGTCCGCGCGGCGGCATGATCCTGAGCAACGACGAAGCGATCGCCAAGAAGATCAATTCGGCCGTCTTCCCGGGTCTTCAGGGTGGCCCGCTGATGCACGTCATTGCTGCCAAGGCCGTTGCCTTCAAGGAAGCACTGCAGCCGGAATTCAAGGCTTATGCCCGCGCCGTTCAGGAAAATGCCAAGGTTCTGGCTGAAGTCCTGAAGGAGCAGGGTCTGGATATCGTTTCCGGCGGCACCGACAACCACCTGATGCTGGTGGATCTGCGTCCGAAAAACGCCACCGGCAAGGTGGCTGAAAAATCTCTCGGCCGCGCCAACATCACCTGCAACAAGAACGGTATCCCGTTCGACCCGGAAAAGCCGTTTGTCACGTCTGGCGTTCGTCTCGGCACCCCGGCAGCGACCACACGCGGCTTCGGTGTTGCGGAATTCCGCGAAGTCGGTCTGCTGATCACGGAAGTGTTGGACGGTTTGAAGGCCGCAAACAGTGAAGAGGGCAACGCGGCAGTTGAAGCGGCGGTCAAAGCCAAGGTAGAAGCACTGACGGCCCGGTTCCCGATCTACGGGGGCTAA
- a CDS encoding DUF6898 family protein, with protein MSREERPGEIYLEFRPIGQQVKVTAIDAATGFEVSVFGPASAAQEDLKRIAVRKLRRRLEQEGLAAQNRPDPTLY; from the coding sequence ATGAGTCGCGAAGAGCGGCCTGGTGAAATTTATCTTGAGTTTCGGCCGATCGGTCAGCAGGTCAAGGTCACTGCCATTGACGCGGCGACCGGTTTTGAAGTGTCGGTCTTCGGGCCAGCTTCTGCAGCTCAGGAAGATCTGAAGCGGATTGCCGTTCGAAAACTTCGCCGCCGCCTTGAACAGGAAGGCTTGGCTGCGCAGAACAGACCTGACCCGACCCTTTATTGA
- a CDS encoding L,D-transpeptidase family protein, producing the protein MNLLSGPFGIKRHWKWTAGKTLKSMMMLGVVTPVMIASGAQAQTAPMTFAQNQQVEWADNFDIATDHITEVKSSAPTLSPQTADYIAAAIDRYQRIVQAGGWGTVSAGGKALRIGAKDPRVVELRRRLIVSGDLEQQAGLSDTFDSYVDAGLRRFQLRHGLIPDGVMGDGTVTALNISADVRLRQLETNMIRMRSMSGFLGDRYVMVNIPAAEIEAVENGMVRSRHTAVVGKIDRQTPILNSKIYELNFNPYWTVPKSIIRKDLIPKMKEDPQYLAKNNIRIFDWSNNELNWQQIDWNTDEATQYRFTQDPGSENSLGSVRINFHNKHQVYLHDTPSKTLFGEANRFHSSGCVRVQNVRELVTWLLQSTTPDWDRGRVDGVIRTGDREDVKLKSQIPLYLTYITAWANADGVVHFRDDIYDRDDLYGTGEQARL; encoded by the coding sequence ATGAACCTTTTATCCGGACCGTTCGGGATAAAGCGTCACTGGAAGTGGACTGCTGGAAAAACGCTCAAGAGCATGATGATGCTGGGCGTGGTGACTCCAGTCATGATCGCATCCGGTGCGCAGGCACAGACGGCCCCGATGACATTCGCACAGAACCAGCAGGTTGAATGGGCGGATAACTTTGACATCGCGACGGATCACATCACGGAAGTGAAATCCTCTGCTCCGACGTTGTCACCGCAGACGGCCGACTATATCGCAGCAGCGATCGATCGTTATCAGCGCATTGTCCAGGCCGGTGGCTGGGGAACAGTGTCTGCTGGTGGCAAGGCGCTTCGCATCGGTGCCAAGGATCCGCGCGTCGTGGAACTTCGCCGCCGCTTGATCGTTTCCGGCGATCTTGAACAGCAGGCAGGCCTCTCCGACACCTTCGATTCTTACGTGGATGCAGGTCTGCGTCGTTTTCAGCTTCGTCACGGTCTTATTCCGGACGGTGTGATGGGCGACGGCACCGTGACTGCGCTGAACATTTCGGCCGACGTACGTCTGCGCCAGCTCGAAACCAACATGATCCGTATGCGGTCCATGTCCGGTTTCCTAGGCGACCGCTATGTGATGGTCAACATTCCGGCAGCAGAGATCGAGGCTGTTGAAAACGGCATGGTCCGTTCGCGCCACACGGCCGTTGTGGGCAAGATCGACCGCCAGACGCCGATTCTCAACAGCAAGATCTACGAGTTGAACTTCAATCCGTACTGGACGGTGCCGAAGTCGATCATCCGCAAGGACCTGATCCCGAAGATGAAAGAGGATCCGCAGTATCTTGCGAAAAACAATATCCGCATCTTCGACTGGAGCAACAACGAGCTGAACTGGCAACAGATCGACTGGAACACGGATGAGGCGACCCAGTATCGCTTCACCCAGGATCCGGGCTCGGAAAACTCGCTCGGGTCGGTGCGCATCAACTTCCACAACAAACACCAGGTCTATCTGCACGATACGCCGTCCAAGACCCTGTTTGGCGAAGCCAACCGGTTCCATTCTTCGGGCTGCGTGCGCGTACAGAATGTGCGAGAGCTGGTGACCTGGCTGTTGCAGTCGACAACTCCTGACTGGGATCGGGGGCGCGTCGATGGTGTCATCCGCACCGGTGATCGTGAAGACGTGAAACTGAAGTCGCAGATTCCGCTTTATCTCACCTACATCACCGCCTGGGCAAATGCCGACGGTGTGGTGCATTTCCGCGATGATATCTACGACCGCGACGATCTCTACGGAACGGGTGAGCAAGCACGCCTGTAG
- the ldtR gene encoding transcriptional regulator LdtR codes for MITASRAVDAVAQSEGEELEIKPLYLEALTLVERLHRRLLDVIKDEFDRMGRSDVNSVQALLLFNIGDSELTAGELRTRGYYLGSNVSYNLKKLVETGYIHHQRSRMDRRSVRVSLTEKGREVAKIVNDLYERHMLSVEQVGEIGPQDFVALNKSLRRLERFWTDQILYRL; via the coding sequence ATGATCACCGCAAGTAGGGCAGTCGACGCTGTTGCACAGAGTGAAGGGGAAGAGCTTGAGATCAAGCCGCTTTACCTAGAGGCTCTTACGCTCGTTGAGCGACTGCATCGGCGTCTGCTCGACGTCATCAAGGACGAATTCGACCGCATGGGCCGGTCCGACGTAAACAGCGTGCAGGCACTGCTGCTGTTCAACATCGGCGACAGCGAACTGACCGCCGGTGAACTGCGGACACGCGGTTACTACCTGGGGTCGAATGTCTCCTACAACCTGAAGAAGCTGGTCGAGACCGGTTACATCCACCATCAGCGTTCGCGTATGGACCGCAGGTCTGTCCGTGTCAGCCTGACGGAAAAGGGACGGGAAGTGGCCAAGATCGTGAACGATCTTTACGAGCGTCACATGCTGTCCGTGGAACAGGTCGGCGAAATCGGTCCGCAGGACTTTGTGGCACTGAACAAGTCCCTGCGCCGTCTGGAGCGGTTCTGGACCGACCAGATCCTTTACCGCCTGTAA
- the mmsB gene encoding 3-hydroxyisobutyrate dehydrogenase, whose product MSTIGFIGLGNMGGPMAINLVKAGHKVLGFDLSDAAMAAHEAEGGEKAASVADLAAAADVIVTMLPAGKHVRQIYEGEGGILDNAKPGTLMIDSSTIDVDSARAVSAAAEARGMKMVDAPVSGGVAGAAGGTLTFMVGGSAEAFEAAKTYLDIMGKTIVHAGDAGTGQAAKICNNMILGISMIAVSEAFVLAEKLGLDKQKLFDISSTASGQCWSLTSYCPVPGPLPSSPANRDYQPGFAAAMMLKDLKLAQEAANSAGAATPLGAEAAALYSLFCNSGGEAQDFSGIVKFLRGTS is encoded by the coding sequence ATGAGCACTATCGGATTTATCGGTCTTGGCAACATGGGCGGACCGATGGCGATCAATCTCGTCAAGGCAGGGCACAAGGTACTCGGCTTTGATCTGTCCGATGCGGCCATGGCAGCACACGAAGCGGAGGGTGGTGAAAAGGCAGCTAGTGTCGCTGACCTGGCTGCTGCTGCCGACGTGATCGTCACCATGCTGCCCGCCGGAAAGCATGTCCGCCAGATCTATGAAGGCGAGGGCGGTATTCTCGACAACGCCAAGCCCGGCACTCTCATGATCGATTCCTCGACTATCGACGTCGACAGCGCCCGTGCGGTCAGCGCTGCGGCAGAGGCCAGGGGCATGAAAATGGTCGACGCGCCGGTCTCCGGCGGTGTTGCCGGCGCAGCGGGTGGAACGCTGACCTTCATGGTCGGTGGATCCGCCGAGGCATTCGAAGCGGCGAAAACCTATCTCGACATCATGGGCAAGACCATCGTGCATGCAGGCGACGCCGGAACCGGTCAGGCGGCGAAGATCTGCAACAACATGATCCTCGGCATTTCCATGATCGCCGTATCGGAGGCATTTGTGCTCGCCGAGAAGCTTGGTCTGGACAAGCAGAAGTTGTTTGACATCTCCTCGACGGCGTCTGGTCAGTGCTGGTCCCTGACATCCTACTGCCCGGTGCCGGGACCGCTGCCGTCGTCTCCTGCGAACCGGGATTATCAACCTGGGTTTGCAGCCGCGATGATGCTCAAGGATCTGAAACTTGCTCAGGAAGCAGCAAATTCGGCCGGCGCGGCAACGCCGTTGGGCGCGGAAGCGGCAGCTCTCTACTCGCTGTTCTGCAATTCAGGTGGCGAAGCCCAGGATTTCTCAGGGATTGTGAAGTTCCTCCGCGGAACATCGTAA
- a CDS encoding DUF6163 family protein: MITSFQDLIDSRPPWSTLLIWYLRGIAIILIGGGVIYWARIIGIVEWRGLWFWDMPVALQGAIVFFAVLDLVAATGLWLTVSWGTVMWIFRCFCQIVMHTAFSDLYGRRPYEIAFYLLTIAIYAGLAFLMDRENKANAG, encoded by the coding sequence ATGATTACCAGCTTTCAGGACCTGATCGATTCCCGCCCACCCTGGAGCACGCTGCTGATCTGGTATCTGCGCGGCATTGCGATCATTCTCATCGGCGGCGGCGTCATCTACTGGGCCCGCATTATCGGCATCGTCGAATGGCGTGGATTATGGTTCTGGGACATGCCCGTGGCGCTGCAGGGAGCCATCGTCTTTTTTGCCGTCCTGGATTTGGTGGCCGCGACCGGCCTCTGGCTGACCGTGTCCTGGGGCACGGTGATGTGGATTTTCCGCTGCTTCTGCCAGATCGTCATGCACACAGCCTTTTCCGATCTCTACGGCCGCCGGCCATATGAAATCGCCTTCTACCTGCTGACAATCGCAATTTATGCCGGACTAGCCTTCCTGATGGACAGGGAAAATAAGGCCAATGCCGGCTGA